CCGGCATCCTTCTGAGCGGGGGATCGTCACCGATTCTGAACCGGCCCACGGAGGCCTGTGGAGGCATCCTGCGCTCGAGAACGAGGTTGTGGCAGGGTTTCGTGCCGTCTGGAGCCCCGATCGGCCCTCTGAGGCGCGTGGAGGCCGACTTTCTGGGCCAGACAGGGTAGAATCGGAGGGTTGCGCCGTCCCGGTGGATGGCGCGGAAGGCGGATGCGAAGAACCATGGTGAACGAGCACGACGCACAGCCAGGACAGTCAGCCCCAGAGCCCAGTGAGACGGTGAAGAAGAAGCCGGCACCGCAGCCCCAGCAGGGGGACTACGGCGCCGATCAGATCCAGATCCTCGAGGGCCTCGAGGCGGTGCGCAAGCGCCCGGGCATGTACATCGGCTCGACCGGTCCGCGCGGCCTGCACCACCTGGTCTCCGAGATCGTCGACAACGCCGTCGACGAGGCGCTCGCCGGCCACTGCGACAACATCGAAGTCACGATCCTGGCCGACGGCGGCATCCGCGTCTCCGACAACGGCCGCGGCATCCCCGTCGCCCCGCATTCGAGCGACCCGTCGAAGTCGACCGTCGAGGTCGTGCTCACCGTGCTGCATGCCGGCGGCAAGTTCGGCGGCGGCGGCTATGCGGTCTCCGGCGGCCTGCACGGCGTCGGCTCCTCGGTCGTGAACGCGCTCTCGTCGCGGCTCGACGTCGAGATCCACCGCGAGGGCCACGTGCACCGGCAGTCGTTCGCCGTCGGCGACCCGATGGGTCCGCTCGAGACCGGCGAGGCGACCGACACCACCGGCAGCATCGTCACCTTCTGGCCGAGCGCCGACATCTTCGAGACCATCGAGTTCGACTACGAGACGCTCGCGAAGCGCTTCCAGCAGATGGCGTTCCTCAACAAGGGCCTGCGCATCGCGATCGAGGATCTGCGCCCCGAGGCGCTCGTCCAACCCGACGGCGACGACACCGCCGCGCCGCAGCAGCGGGCGGATGAGTACCTGTATGAGAACGGCCTCAAGGACTACGTCGCGCACCTCAACGAGTCGAAGAAGGCCGAGCCGGTGCACGTCGAGATCATCGACTTCGAGTCGGAGGACACGGAGCGCCACATCTCGGTCGAGATCGCGATGCAGTGGACGAGCTCCTACCAGGAGGCCGTCTACACCTACGCGAACACGATCAACACGCACGAGGGCGGCACGCACGAGGAGGGCTTCCGCGCTGCGCTCACGACGCTCGTGAACAAGTACGCCCGGGCGACCAACCTCCTCAAGGAGAAGGATGAGAACCT
The window above is part of the Agrococcus sp. ARC_14 genome. Proteins encoded here:
- the gyrB gene encoding DNA topoisomerase (ATP-hydrolyzing) subunit B, with the translated sequence MVNEHDAQPGQSAPEPSETVKKKPAPQPQQGDYGADQIQILEGLEAVRKRPGMYIGSTGPRGLHHLVSEIVDNAVDEALAGHCDNIEVTILADGGIRVSDNGRGIPVAPHSSDPSKSTVEVVLTVLHAGGKFGGGGYAVSGGLHGVGSSVVNALSSRLDVEIHREGHVHRQSFAVGDPMGPLETGEATDTTGSIVTFWPSADIFETIEFDYETLAKRFQQMAFLNKGLRIAIEDLRPEALVQPDGDDTAAPQQRADEYLYENGLKDYVAHLNESKKAEPVHVEIIDFESEDTERHISVEIAMQWTSSYQEAVYTYANTINTHEGGTHEEGFRAALTTLVNKYARATNLLKEKDENLSGDDVREGLTAIVSVKLGEPQFEGQTKTKLGNTEAKAFVQKVTGEELGHWFESNPAVAKDIVRKGIQAATARIAARKAREQTRRKGLLESGGMPGKLKDCQSKDPSISEIFLVEGNSAGGSAVQGRNPYTQAILPLRGKVLNVEKARLDRALGNAEIQSMITAFGAGLGEEFDADKTRYHKIVLMADADVDGQHITTLLLTLLFRYMRPLIDRGYVYLAAPPLFKLKWSNSAPEYAFSDRERDAMLAAGHAAGKRIPKDNGVQRYKGLGEMNYSELWETTMDPETRTLKQVTLDDAAVADMIFATLMGEDVDARRTFIQKNAHDVRFLDI